A stretch of the Amphiura filiformis unplaced genomic scaffold, Afil_fr2py scaffold_25, whole genome shotgun sequence genome encodes the following:
- the LOC140143667 gene encoding protein Wnt-8b-like, with product MFRQLAAVLFCCLLSAMQVHCFINGWSQATNLLLAGSKTYLSYSDSIAAGANHAMSECKHQFKWDRWNCPDNSLSLFTELNPTREMSFIHAINTAGIMFTLTKNCSLGDFTKCGCDNSKVGQMGGDDWQWGGCSDNVNFGERLSKNFIDELETGDDARAVANLHNNEVGRKVVRKNMQRQCKCHGVSGSCSVQTCWDQLADFRVIGSILKKKYLDAVRVNYVRGQLINGKVASRTEEGETSQDSTLLKKTNLVYLEKSPDYCDANSTIGTRGTEGRECLRSPKDDASVDELASWEHHSCKRLCTKCGLRVTRTKIVVESRCNCQFQWCCNVRCDTCKSEKTVYACEIL from the exons ATGTTTCGTCAACTTGCTgcagttttgttttgttgtttgctATCTGCGATGCAGGTACATTGCTTCATTAATGGCTG GTCACAAGCAACTAATCTACTGCTAGCTGGTTCAAAG ACCTATTTGTCTTATTCTGACAGCATAGCAGCTGGAGCGAACCACGCCATGTCAGAGTGTAAACATCAATTCAAGTGGGATCGATGGAATTGTCCCGACAACTCGCTGTCGTTATTCACCGAATTGAATC CGACTCGTGAGATGTCTTTCATTCATGCCATCAACACTGCCGGAATTATGTTTACATTGACCAAGAATTGTAGTCTGGGCGACTTCACCAAATGCGGATGTGACAACAGCAAAGTCGGACAAATGG GTGGTGACGACTGGCAATGGGGTGGTTGTAGTGATAATGTCAATTTCGGCGAGAGACTTTCCAAGAATTTCATAGACGAATTAGAAACTGGTGATGATGCAAGAGCTGTCGCCAATCTCCATAACAACGAAGTTGGAAGAAAG GTTGTTCGTAAGAACATGCAACGACAATGCAAATGCCATGGTGTGTCAGGTAGCTGCTCCGTCCAAACGTGTTGGGATCAACTCGCTGACTTTCGCGTCATCGGATCTATACTCAAGAAGAAATATCTGGATGCCGTCCGTGTAAATTATGTTCGTGGTCAACTCATCAATGGAAAGGTTGCTTCGAGAACTGAAGAAGGAGAGACCAGCCAGGATTCAACTCTTTTGAAAAAGACGAATTTGGTCTACTTGGAGAAGTCCCCTGATTACTGTGACGCAAATTCTACCATCGGTACACGCGGTACGGAAGGCCGTGAGTGTCTGCGAAGTCCTAAAGATGATGCTTCGGTTGATGAACTAGCCTCGTGGGAGCATCACAGTTGCAAGAGACTATGCACTAAATGCGGACTTAGAGTAACGAGGACAAAGATTGTGGTGGAGTCTAGATGTAATTGTCAATTCCAATGGTGCTGCAACGTGAGGTGTGATACATGTAAATCGGAGAAGACCGTTTATGCCTGCGAGATTTTATGA
- the LOC140143686 gene encoding uncharacterized protein, translated as MAAREVVEVLNRCESALETRNLDLSHCGLAYIAQAVYHIVKEVELATCNISNNDIKKIPVKFSREFPKITELNLSHNKIVSLPTEFNELSELVHADLSHNQLVEFPEGMYELANLKKLALCSNNIVDIDVERLCNLQLEELDVTDNPLSSETWGKLEKVTTITVKMDPLKDNLNEMD; from the exons ATGGCTGCCCGGGAAGTTGTTGAAGTGCTAAATAGATGCGAAAGTGCGTTGGAAACGAGGaatttag ATTTATCCCATTGTGGTCTTGCATATATAGCACAAGCTGTGTACCATATTGTGAAGGAGGTGGAGCTTGCAACATGTAATATATCCAACAATGATATAAAGAAAATACCAGTCAAGTTTTCTAGGGAATTTCCCAAAATAACAG AACTGAATTTATCACACAACAAAATAGTTAGTCTTCCaactgagttcaatgaactgagTGAGCTTGTCCATGCAGACCTATCACATAATCAGCTGGTGGAATTCCCAGAAGGGATGTATGAATTGGCAAATCTTAAGAAACTTGCTCTATGCAGTAATAATATTGTAG ATATAGATGTAGAAAGACTATGCAATTTACAACTAGAAGAATTAGATGTTACAGACAATCCTCTGTCATCAGAGACGTGGGGCAAATTGGAAAAAGTAACTACAATCACTGTCAAGATGGATCCTCTCAAAGATAACCTAAATGAAATGGACTGA